GGGTCGGTTCAGGTCGTCCGCGTCGACGAACGCGACCCGGGCCAGGCCCCCGTCGTGCGCCGCGGTACCGGTGCGGTTCCACGCGGAGAGGATCACGCGGTGGGCGCCCCACAGGCCGTCGTCGTCGGCGTCTCCGGAGGTGGTGACCGCCCCGGCCCGCCAGGAGCGGGTGTCGGCGGTGTCCCAGCAGTACGCGGCGGTGGCCTCCGGGGCCACGGGCAGCGCCCTGCGCTCGCCGGCTGTGCAGTCGATCGCGTCGCGCAGGCTCCGGTCGGCGGAGTCGAGGACGGCGGAGACGCCGGCCGGACGCCCCATCGCGGAAGAGAGCCGGTCGAGGTCGCTCTGCGGTATCCGGGATTCCTTCAGGCGCAGCGGGTCGGTCTCGGCGGCCGAGGTGAGCGGCTTCAGTGGGCCGGGATTGGCGGCGACCGTGGCCTGGGAGGCACTGATCATGGTGGCGGCGGCGGTCAGTGCGAGGGCGGTCCCGGCCAGGAAGGCGCGCAGCGCTTGGCCGCGCTTGCGCCTGCGGTGTCTGCCACGTTGCTTCATACCGTCCTCCCGAGGCGGGCCAACTGCGCCTGATGATCCGTACGTTGACCGAGGAGCAGGTGGGGTGGCCCGTAGGGGATGCTACGGCAGTAAAGCGCCGCTGGGGACGAAGACCCTGCAATTATGCGGAAGACGCACACTAGGGATGCGCGGTTCATCCCCTGGGGACACTCATTCGGCCGCCCGGGAGGCACGTGCCCCTTGCACGGCGGGGGCGGTCGAGTGCGGCAGCAGATCGCCCGGACGGCCCGGCAGCAGCACCTCGACCTCGGCGTCCTCGGAGAAACGATACGGCCGGTGTTCCAGAAACGCCCCGAGATAGCGCCGTACCCGGGACATCTCCGCGCGCACGGTCACCGTACGGCCCGGATCGCCGAACATGTCCTCGGCCAGGCCCGCCGCACTGCGGCCCGAGCGGTGCAGCGCCAGCAGGTAGAGCAACTCGGCGTGCCGGGGGCTCAGTTCGTGGCTCCAGGTGCCCGCGCCGCCCGACACCGTCACCGTCCAGCGGCGCGGCTGCGCGAGGTCCAGCACGATCCGGGTGACGCCCTGCGGCTCCGGTTCGTCGGCGGCGCGGATCAACCAGCCGCCCGCCAGCGGCTCCAGCGCGCACAGACCGAGCGCCGGCAGCCACCTTCGGCCCGGTGAGAGGGACTTGGGCAGCGCTATCCGGTTCGGATACGGCATTCCGGTCACGGCCGCCGTCCAGCCGTCCCGGTCCACCACCAGGGCCCGGCCGCTGAGCCGGGCGAGCACCGGCGCCGCCACGGCCCGCAGTTGCTCCAGAGTGCTCAGATGCAGCTCGCGCAGCCGTGACTCGGCGAGCTTGGCCACCGAGTCGACCCAGGCGAGCGTCGCCGGATGCATGGTGTCCAGCGGCCCGCTCACGTCGACCACGCCGATCAGCCGGCCGTCCCGCGGGTCCTTGATCGGGGCGCCGGTGCAGGTCCAGGAGGTCTGGGAGCGGACGAAGTGCTCGGAGGCGAAGACCTGGACGGGGCGGCGGACCACCACCGGGGTGCCGATGCCGTTCGTGCCGACGACGTCCTCCCGCCAGTCCGCGCCGAGTTCGAAGCCGGTGCCGTCCGCCTTGCGCAGCACGGGGGAGCTGCCCTCCCGCCACAGCACCCGGCCGTCCTCGTCGGCCACCACCATGATGTGGTGGGCGACGTCCGCGACCGACAGCAGCCCCTCCCGCAGGACCGGCAGGACGTGCCGGAGCGGGGTGTTCTCCCGGCGCCGCTGCACCTCCTCGGGCGCCAGCAGCC
This portion of the Streptomyces canus genome encodes:
- a CDS encoding GAF domain-containing protein, whose amino-acid sequence is MPLSPTHVTHLATLDTARAARVLNDIRSATLSGRPAPVAPRPVIEESWTRMLRGGVDPDHDFRSGLLAPEEVQRRRENTPLRHVLPVLREGLLSVADVAHHIMVVADEDGRVLWREGSSPVLRKADGTGFELGADWREDVVGTNGIGTPVVVRRPVQVFASEHFVRSQTSWTCTGAPIKDPRDGRLIGVVDVSGPLDTMHPATLAWVDSVAKLAESRLRELHLSTLEQLRAVAAPVLARLSGRALVVDRDGWTAAVTGMPYPNRIALPKSLSPGRRWLPALGLCALEPLAGGWLIRAADEPEPQGVTRIVLDLAQPRRWTVTVSGGAGTWSHELSPRHAELLYLLALHRSGRSAAGLAEDMFGDPGRTVTVRAEMSRVRRYLGAFLEHRPYRFSEDAEVEVLLPGRPGDLLPHSTAPAVQGARASRAAE